A genomic segment from Thermoplasmataceae archaeon encodes:
- the cutA gene encoding divalent-cation tolerance protein CutA: protein MAFIILTTVSKMADAERIAGIMVEEKLAACVNIMESIRSVYRWKGRIVRENEIMLIIKTSRERYKHAMFRIAEIHPYELPETLALEISEGSSKYLKWLEDSTAVP, encoded by the coding sequence ATGGCATTTATAATACTGACAACTGTATCCAAAATGGCGGACGCTGAGAGAATTGCAGGAATAATGGTGGAAGAGAAACTCGCTGCGTGCGTGAATATTATGGAATCTATCAGGTCAGTATACAGATGGAAAGGCAGGATAGTGCGGGAAAATGAAATCATGCTAATAATTAAGACTTCGAGGGAAAGGTACAAACATGCCATGTTCAGGATAGCTGAGATCCACCCTTATGAATTGCCCGAAACTTTAGCCCTCGAAATATCCGAAGGAAGCTCGAAATACCTAAAATGGCTTGAGGACAGCACGGCGGTGCCGTAA
- a CDS encoding glycine C-acetyltransferase, with protein MNKMEWVNQEISDLKSSGRYVPIRVLQGAQGAWVKIDGIKKLNMCSNNYLGLADHPETVKSAMDALKEYGVGAGAVRSIAGTGEIHIALEKKVAAFKHMQSSVVFQGGLLANTGTIPVLVGKDDVVFSEELNHASIIDGVRLSSAKRVVFKHMDTEDLRKQLREHRSEGKRALIITDGVFSMDGDIAPLPKIVELAEEYDAMSYVDDAHGEGVLGDHGRGIADHFHLSSKIDVEMGTFSKALGAVGGFSAGSAQLTDLIKQKARPFLFSSAMNPVDAAAVLRSIEILESDDSLLKRLWDNSTYLKSGLAELGFNTGTSKTPITPVIVGDEKKTLELSRQLFENENVFASPIVFPTVAKGTSRIRLMPSAVHTKDDLNVALEAFAKIGKGLGIID; from the coding sequence ATGAACAAGATGGAGTGGGTCAACCAGGAGATCTCTGATCTCAAATCTAGCGGCAGATATGTGCCCATAAGAGTTTTGCAGGGTGCTCAGGGTGCATGGGTCAAGATTGATGGCATAAAAAAACTGAATATGTGTTCTAACAACTATCTAGGGCTTGCCGATCATCCAGAAACCGTGAAAAGTGCCATGGATGCTCTCAAGGAATATGGAGTTGGTGCAGGAGCGGTTAGATCCATTGCAGGAACAGGTGAAATCCATATCGCTCTCGAAAAGAAAGTGGCAGCTTTCAAGCATATGCAATCATCCGTCGTTTTCCAGGGAGGATTGCTCGCCAACACCGGCACCATACCAGTGCTGGTTGGAAAGGATGATGTAGTGTTCAGCGAGGAGCTTAACCACGCAAGCATAATAGATGGTGTCCGGCTTAGTTCTGCAAAGAGAGTCGTGTTCAAACATATGGATACAGAAGACTTAAGAAAACAACTTAGGGAGCACAGATCAGAGGGAAAACGTGCTCTCATAATAACAGACGGAGTTTTCAGCATGGATGGGGACATAGCACCCCTGCCAAAGATCGTGGAACTTGCAGAAGAATATGATGCCATGTCATATGTTGATGATGCCCACGGAGAGGGAGTTCTCGGAGACCACGGAAGAGGTATAGCCGATCATTTCCACCTGTCCTCGAAAATAGATGTGGAGATGGGCACCTTCTCAAAGGCACTTGGTGCAGTGGGAGGTTTTTCTGCGGGATCAGCACAGCTTACAGACCTTATAAAGCAGAAAGCCAGACCTTTCCTTTTCAGCAGCGCCATGAATCCGGTTGATGCGGCTGCCGTTCTTAGATCCATCGAAATACTCGAGAGTGACGACTCTCTGTTGAAGAGACTTTGGGACAATTCCACTTATCTCAAGAGTGGGCTTGCAGAACTGGGATTCAACACCGGAACAAGCAAGACGCCTATAACCCCTGTTATCGTTGGGGATGAAAAGAAGACCTTGGAACTCAGCAGGCAGCTTTTCGAAAACGAAAATGTCTTTGCCTCTCCCATAGTGTTCCCCACCGTTGCAAAGGGGACTTCTAGAATAAGGCTTATGCCATCTGCAGTGCACACAAAGGACGATCTCAATGTAGCTCTGGAAGCCTTCGCGAAGATTGGAAAAGGCCTAGGGATAATTGACTGA
- the nth gene encoding endonuclease III has translation MVNRINRNNILTIYEKIREQSPSHHFEFSDPFWVLITTILSHRTKDKVTDAASRSLFNRYHDARGLSIANYGEVRDLISRVGFNRAKAQRVIDAARLVEEKYGGKVPGEMEKLMEFPGVGRKTANVVLADSFGIPAIAVDTHVQRIATRLGISRSKDPADTEEALRKIVPKEIWIGFNPTLVEFGKHICRPVGPRCEECRINQYCAYYLAKTRGKSKKQISGASSHR, from the coding sequence ATGGTGAACAGGATCAACCGGAATAATATCCTGACAATTTACGAGAAGATCAGGGAACAGAGCCCCTCGCATCACTTTGAATTCAGTGATCCATTTTGGGTTCTAATCACAACCATTCTTTCCCATCGAACAAAAGATAAGGTGACGGACGCAGCATCCAGATCGCTATTCAATCGGTATCATGACGCCAGAGGCCTGTCAATTGCCAATTATGGGGAAGTGAGAGATCTCATCTCAAGAGTAGGTTTCAACAGGGCAAAGGCCCAGCGCGTCATCGATGCAGCCAGACTGGTTGAGGAGAAGTACGGCGGTAAAGTCCCTGGTGAAATGGAAAAATTGATGGAATTTCCCGGAGTCGGAAGGAAGACCGCAAATGTTGTACTCGCGGACTCTTTTGGAATACCAGCGATCGCAGTTGACACGCATGTCCAGAGGATAGCAACGCGCCTTGGGATCTCCAGATCAAAGGATCCGGCAGATACTGAGGAAGCATTGAGAAAGATTGTTCCAAAGGAAATCTGGATAGGTTTCAACCCCACACTGGTTGAATTTGGAAAACATATTTGCCGCCCCGTTGGACCGAGGTGCGAGGAATGCCGCATCAATCAGTATTGTGCGTATTACCTAGCCAAGACGAGGGGAAAGAGCAAAAAGCAGATCTCCGGTGCGAGTTCTCATCGTTGA
- the sfsA gene encoding DNA/RNA nuclease SfsA, whose translation MYRFHGDLAEGTVIDRPNRFIVNVVGPSGIVYCHLHDPGRLEELIYPGNRVLIRETVGVKTDHSITAALNNSRWIITDTRIHSEIASKFLPPDAQREVKLGRKRLDFKSGEYYIEVKGCTLMISGKAMFPDAPTKRGREHMDLLAQLAENGQGAVVLILVMRDDVTCFAPNWRTDPEFTEAFERAMKAGVERRILTFSLSGNRVIFRGEIGMC comes from the coding sequence GTGTACAGGTTCCATGGAGACCTGGCGGAAGGTACAGTAATTGATCGCCCAAACAGGTTTATTGTCAATGTGGTCGGGCCCTCTGGGATTGTATACTGTCACCTTCACGATCCTGGTAGACTGGAGGAACTAATCTATCCAGGAAACAGAGTGCTGATAAGGGAGACCGTTGGCGTGAAAACCGATCATTCCATTACTGCAGCGCTGAATAACTCGAGATGGATCATAACAGATACGAGGATACATTCTGAAATTGCTTCAAAATTTCTCCCACCGGATGCGCAGCGTGAGGTCAAGCTTGGAAGGAAACGACTTGACTTCAAATCAGGAGAGTATTATATCGAGGTAAAGGGCTGCACACTAATGATCAGTGGAAAAGCAATGTTTCCGGACGCTCCAACCAAACGCGGCAGGGAGCATATGGATCTTCTTGCGCAACTTGCTGAAAATGGTCAAGGAGCAGTTGTCCTGATTCTTGTCATGCGTGATGACGTAACGTGCTTCGCACCAAACTGGAGAACAGATCCAGAGTTTACAGAAGCTTTCGAAAGGGCAATGAAGGCAGGAGTTGAAAGAAGGATTCTGACCTTCAGTCTGTCAGGAAATAGGGTTATTTTCAGAGGCGAAATTGGAATGTGCTAA